From the Billgrantia sulfidoxydans genome, one window contains:
- the treZ gene encoding malto-oligosyltrehalose trehalohydrolase produces MNEAERFHYSFGAQVIGPEWTQFSLWAPSASRVDLEVEGLAPIAMTHAGEGRFVGEAPCDHGARYRYRVHVDGAAQGIAIADPASRAQAGGVEGPSMVVDPYHHAWRHADWRGRPWHETVLYELHLGALGGLAGARQQLPYLAELGVTAVELMPVAAFPGARNWGYDGVLPYAVDETYGDPGALKAFIDDAHGLGLMVFLDVVYNHFGPDGNHLPRYAGAFFRDDRQTPWGPAIDFRQPMVRRFFIENALMWLDEYRFDGLRFDAVHAIGERDFLRELAETLRSRIDPRRHVHLVLENEHNDAGLLGPGLFTAQWNDDWHNVMHVLLTGESEGYYGDFAEAPTQKLARCLGEGFVYQGDATRQGTPRGTPSAHLPPTAFVAFLQNHDQIGNRALGERLTRLAEPQALAAATLTLLLSPMVPLLFMGEEWASERPFLFFTDHRDELAEAVREGRRAEFAAFSAFQDPASRAAIPDPNDMATYEASKPDIEVRDASPHAEWRAFVRCLLAIRQAEIVPRLDGARALGAEALAEGAVVARWQMNDDTRLVIAMNLGERTAATRAFGVGRCLFETREGVAVATESGSLPPRCAAAWLKHVPGDEELCA; encoded by the coding sequence TGGGCACCCAGCGCCAGCCGGGTCGACCTCGAAGTGGAGGGCCTCGCGCCCATCGCCATGACCCACGCCGGCGAAGGGCGCTTCGTCGGCGAGGCCCCCTGCGATCACGGCGCCCGCTACCGCTATCGTGTCCACGTCGACGGCGCGGCGCAGGGCATCGCGATCGCGGACCCCGCCTCCCGTGCCCAGGCGGGAGGCGTCGAGGGGCCGAGCATGGTGGTCGACCCCTATCATCACGCCTGGCGCCATGCCGACTGGCGGGGCCGCCCGTGGCACGAGACGGTGCTCTACGAGCTGCACCTGGGGGCGCTGGGCGGCCTGGCCGGGGCGCGCCAGCAGCTGCCCTACCTGGCCGAGCTCGGCGTCACGGCGGTGGAACTGATGCCGGTGGCTGCCTTCCCCGGGGCGCGCAACTGGGGCTACGACGGCGTGCTGCCCTACGCCGTGGACGAGACCTATGGCGATCCCGGTGCGCTCAAGGCCTTCATCGATGACGCTCATGGCCTGGGGCTGATGGTCTTCCTCGATGTCGTCTACAACCACTTCGGTCCCGACGGCAACCACCTGCCGCGCTATGCCGGCGCCTTCTTTCGCGACGACCGTCAGACGCCCTGGGGGCCGGCCATCGATTTCCGCCAGCCCATGGTGCGTCGCTTCTTCATCGAGAACGCGCTGATGTGGCTCGACGAGTACCGCTTCGACGGCCTGCGCTTCGACGCGGTGCATGCCATCGGCGAACGCGACTTCCTGCGCGAGCTGGCCGAGACGCTGCGCAGCCGCATCGACCCGCGACGCCACGTGCACCTCGTACTGGAGAACGAGCACAACGACGCCGGCCTGCTGGGCCCGGGGCTGTTCACCGCGCAGTGGAACGACGACTGGCACAACGTCATGCATGTGCTGCTCACCGGCGAGAGCGAAGGCTACTACGGCGACTTCGCCGAGGCCCCGACGCAGAAGCTGGCGCGCTGCCTGGGCGAGGGCTTCGTCTACCAGGGCGACGCCACCCGGCAGGGCACTCCCCGCGGCACGCCGAGCGCGCACCTGCCGCCGACCGCCTTCGTCGCCTTCCTGCAGAACCACGACCAGATCGGCAATCGCGCGCTGGGCGAGCGCCTGACCCGGCTTGCCGAGCCGCAGGCGCTGGCAGCCGCCACGCTGACGCTGCTGCTCTCGCCCATGGTGCCGCTGCTGTTCATGGGCGAGGAGTGGGCCAGCGAGCGCCCCTTCCTGTTCTTCACCGACCACCGTGACGAACTGGCCGAGGCCGTGCGCGAGGGCCGCCGGGCGGAGTTTGCCGCGTTCAGCGCCTTTCAGGATCCTGCCTCGCGCGCGGCGATTCCCGATCCCAATGACATGGCCACCTACGAGGCATCAAAACCCGACATCGAGGTTCGCGATGCCTCCCCCCATGCCGAATGGCGGGCCTTCGTCCGTTGCCTGCTGGCGATTCGCCAGGCCGAGATCGTGCCGCGCCTGGATGGCGCCCGTGCGCTGGGTGCCGAAGCACTCGCCGAGGGCGCCGTCGTCGCCCGCTGGCAGATGAACGACGACACCCGGCTGGTCATCGCCATGAACCTCGGCGAACGAACCGCGGCCACCCGCGCCTTCGGTGTCGGCCGGTGTCTCTTTGAGACCCGTGAGGGCGTGGCGGTCGCCACCGAGAGCGGCAGCCTGCCGCCACGCTGTGCCGCGGCCTGGCTGAAACACGTACCGGGCGACGAGGAGCTTTGCGCATGA